The genomic DNA GGGAAGCGGCCGCCCGTCCCATTCGTCCCATTCATGTCCCAGGCGACGGTCGACGTCGATATGAATCAGTTCAGTCTTGGGCGCGGTGGTCACGAAAGGAATCTATCGACCCGGCGGTCCCCGGCTTCATACCCCGGGGCGCCCCGATGACCGGCGCCGGCATCCGGACCGATCTCCCGACCCGCATCCGCTACAGTCAGGGCGCCGGTATCTACCGCATCATCCCGTGGGGCGTCGGCCGGCCGGAATCGATCGACGAACTCCGCGCGCTCCTCGCCTTGGCGCGCCACCACGGCCAGCCGGTGATCCCGAGAGGGGCCGGTTCGGCGATGCCGGGCAATAACGTCGGGCCGGGAGTGATTCTCGACCTCACCGCCCTCGATGCGGGACGATGCGTGGTCGACCCGGATTCCCGCCGGGCGACGCTGTCGCCGTCGATCCCGCTCAGTTCACTCAACCTCGCCGCGCGACGCCACGATCTCATCTTTCCCGTCGATCCTTCCAGCGGTGCGTGGGCTACCCTCGGCGGCATGGTGTCGACCAACGCCGCCGGGCCGCACACCGTTCGCGCCGGATCGGTCCGGAACTGGGTCGAAGAGGTCACGATCGAAACGGCCGACGGCCCGCTGGTGCTGACCCGTGGTGTCGAGCCCGATCCCGGTCATCCGGTCGTGGTACGGTGGCGCGCAGCGGTCGACCCGCTCATCCGGCACCACGCGGCGCGGCTGGAAGCGCGCATTCCCGCGGTGCGGAAGAACAGTGCCGGCTATGGTATTCATTACTATAGTACCTCGGGCGACCTGCTTGATGTCGTGATCGGATCCGAAGGGACGCTGGGCGTCCTGACCGGGATCGTTGTCCGGCTGGTCCCGGTGCAGGCGGATCGCGCGTCGCTACGCGTCGCGGCGCGCGCGCGTGGAGGGCTGCCGCGGGTCATCGAGCGGCTGCGCCAATTCGACCCGGCAACGATGGAATTTCTCGATCAGTCATTTCTCCAGTTCGTTGGGCCGGCAGCATTCGGCGCCGAGGATCCTGGACTCCTCAGCCGCGCCGGCGGCATGCTGCTCGTCGATTTCGAAGGGGACGACGCGGGAGAGGTTGGTCGCCGCGCACACGCGGCAGCGGCGGCAATGCTGGGCGATGCGCTGCACGTGCGTGTCGCCACGGATCCGCGCGAGATCGAGGCAATCTGGGCGGTTCGCCACGCCGCATCGCCGATTCTCGCCGGTCTTTCCGATGGGAGGCGATCGCTGCAGGTAATCGAGGACGGTTGCGTTCCTGTTGCGCGGCTTGCCGAGTATCTCGACGCCATTGATCGGATCACCGCCCTGGAGCAGGTCGACGCCGTGATGTTCGGGCACGCCGGCGACGGGCATGTCCACGTGAACCTCCTCCCCGATCTCAGCCGGGCCGACTGGGTCGACCGCGTGCGGCGGATCTTTGCCGCGGTCAGCCACGCAGTCATCTCGATGGGGGGAACGCCGTCGGGGGAGCACGGGGTCGGGCGGCTGCGTGAAGGGCTCCTCGCCGCATTGTACGGCCCTGAAATGATCGAATGCTTCCGGGCGGTGAAGGCGGCGTTCGATCCCGATGGGCGCTTCAATCCAGGCGTGATTCTTGGCAACGCCGATCCTCTTTCCGACCTCAAGGTTGGTGCCGACGCGGCCGCGGTCCCGGCGGCGATGGACCAGTATCTCACCGCCATCGAGAGTGAGGCGCGGTGGGGCGAAAGCCGCTGGCCGCCCCATTAGTTTTGGCCGATGCGTCTCTATCGCGAGCCTCAGGTCACGCTGATCGGCCGCCCCCAGTTCATCGAGCCCGAGCATCTTCGGGTCGACTGGGTCGAACCCGGCACCGATGGCGAGCGGCTCTCCGAATTCGCCGGGCGGCTCTGCTACATGAGCCAGCGGAATCCCGCCAATCGTTCCACGGCGGACTATCTCTCGAATATCCTCAAGCAGGGCCATGGATCAGTCTTCGAGCACGCGGTCTTCGTGGTGCTGATCGAAGGGGTGTCGCGCTCGCTGACGCACGAACTGGTGCGGCATCGCGCGGGGTTCGGCTATTCGCAGTTGTCACAGCGGTACGTCGACGAGTCCGATGCGGCGTTCGTCGTTCCGCCGGCGATCCAGGGCGACGAGGCCGCCGAGGCGGAATGGCTGCGGCAGATGGAGGCCGCGCAGGCGAGTTACGTCGCGGCAGTGGAGCGGCTGATGGAGCGCTACCACTGGGTGGAGAGCAAGGTGCACCGTCGCAAGATGGCTCGCGAAGCGGCGAGGTCAGTCCTTCCCAATGGTGTCGAGACGAAGATCGTGGTGAGCGGCAACATTCGCGCGTGGCGCACCATGCTCGAACTGCGGCTCGGCGAAGGAGCCGAACGCGAGATCCGGCGGCTTGCGGCGCGGGTACTCGCCGTGCTGCGCGGTGAGGCACCTCGATTCTTTGCGGATTTCGAATTGTACGACGCGGCCGACGGCGAAGAGGCCGCGCGCGTGGTGCACCACAAGATCTGACGGGGGGACCGGCGCTCACCATCGATCGGTGCGTCTGCCGGCAACGGCTGTTCGTCGACCTGTTGCCCCTGGCTCGGGCGCGCGGGTGGGACCTCGACGGGCTGATCGCCGCCACCGGATGCGGCGCCCAGTGCGGTCTGTGCCGGCCGTATCTTCAAGTCATGCTGCGCGACGGTACCACGGCATTTCACGCGATTCTGCCGCCACTCGGTGACGCAGGAGACGGATGACACCTGGAGCCCTGGCGATCCTCACGCTGGTGATGTTCTGGGTTGCGGTCGGCCTCCTCGGTACAGGCCACCGCGACCTCGGACTCCTTGCTGCCGCGGTGTCGAGCTACCTCACACTGGTGATCCTCCGTCGTGGCCGCGAAATGGCCCGCGGGCAGAAGGCGTCGCTCGAGAACGCCCTGGCCGCATCGGCGCGGCGCAATCGCGAGCTCGACCGGTTGCGCGATCTCTCATCGGCGCTGCTGGGCGGCAACGACCTGCCGACATTGAATCGCCAGATCGCGCAGGCCGCGGCCGACCTCCTCGGCGCCGAGGGCGGCGCCATCATGCTGATGGTCGAGGAAGGTCGGTTCGTCCGTGTCGTGGCGGGGGCGGGGCCGCTGCTCTCCGCGGTCGGTTCGCTCGTCCCGGTCGACAAATCGCTTGTCGGCGATGTCATCATGAAGGACGACGCGATCCTGGTCGACGACATGGAGAAGGATCCGCGCAACCATCCACACGAACAATTGACCGGCCGGCTCACCAGCGCCGCGATGGTTCCGCTGCGCTCCGCGGGCCTTGTGGTCGGCGCTGTCTGCGCCTACAACCGCAAGGATCGTCAGCCATTCAACGATTATGACCGACAGCTGCTGCGCACCCTCGGTGACCAGGTCGTCCTGGGGCTCGACCGCACCTCCGCGCTCGAGGAGTTGCGTCGCAACGAACGGATGCTGGCTGCCAAGAACAAGGAGCTGCAGCGCGTCACGCAGCTCAAGAGTGAATTCCTGGCGAACATGTCGCACGAGCTTCGCACGCCGCTCAACGCGGTGATCGGCTTTTCCGATCTGCTGCTCACCGAAGGTTTGGGACCGCTCGAAGGACAGCAGCGCGAATTCCTCGAAGCGATCCTGCGCAACGGACAGCACCTGCTCGGGCTGATCAACGCCGTGCTCGACCTGTCGAAGATCGAGGCGGGGCGCATGATCCTGTCGCTCACGCCGTGCGACGTGCGCGAGGCAATCACCGGCGCCGTGGCCGACACGATGTCGCTGCGCGCGGCGAAGCATCAGGAATGCGCCATCGATCTCGGCGACACCGCGTCGCTCGAGATCCTGGCGGACGGCACCCGGATCCGGCAGGTGCTGTTCAACCTGCTGTCGAACGCCTCGAAGTTCTGCAACGAGGACGGGAAGATCACCGTGTCCGCCGTGCGGACCGTGGCGCCGATGCCGGGATCACTCCCCGCCGCGGGCGGCGGCCTGCCGCGGATGGCGACGCGGGACGTGGTGTGGGTATCGGTCTCTGATACGGGGATCGGGATCAAGGCCGAGGACATGCCGCGCCTCTTCCAGGAATTCTCGCAGGTCGATTCGTCATCATCGCGCGCGGCGCAGGGGAGCGGCCTCGGCCTCGCCCTCTGCAAGCGCTTCGTCGAGATGCACGGCGGGCAGATCGGTGTGGAATCGATTTTCGGGAAGGGAAGCACCTTCTGGTTCATCCTGCCGGTGGACGGGCCACCGAAGGATCGGACGCAGGCAGCGGCCTAGCTCCAGGCCCCAGCGAGTTCCGCGCGCGCTTCCCACGCGGCGACACGCGGCGCGAGGATTCCAGCCGCCAGCCGCGCCACCGCTTCGTCCTCTTCGCGGAACCAGCGCGCCGTTTCACTCGCCAGACAGAGCCAGCCGACGAACTCTCCGCCGACTTCGAGGCGCGCCGCCAGCACCGACCGGATCCGCTCCGCGCCGCGGTGATTGGTCGACGCCGGCCAGACGCGATCAATGTCGTGCAGATCATCGATGCGCAGCAGCTCGCGTGCACCGAGATGGTGGGCCAGCGAATCGATGGCGTCGGAGACTTCCGGATCGACCGTGAACCGCGGCGCGGCGGTCCGATCGAGGCCAAGGAGCGCCCAGCACTCGGGGGCCGGCGCCACGGCGAGGAGTTCGAGGGCGTCGTGCGGCGTCTGATTGGCCAGGGCATCGGAGACCAACTGGACAAGTTCTGCGCCGTCCCTGGCGCGGCTCATCGCCGCGAGGATTCCCTCGGTCACGCCGGCAACGACACCATTCCGATCATCGCCGGCCGGGTTGGGGATGACCCACGGTTGCGCCGCCAGCCGACGGCAGCTTGTGGCGATCTGTGCGGCGATCCGATGCAGGGCGCGGTGATCGGCAAGGGTGTAGGCATCCGGCGCAAAGCTGCCGGCAACGAGAAGGCCGACATCCTGCACTTCGGAGCGAATCGGTACCGCCATGACCGCCCCGTAGCCGCTGCCGGCAATGCGGTCTTCCAGCGCAAAGAGCGCGTCCTGCGCCACCAGCGGCTCGGCCGGCGGGGGGACGAGCCGGTCGGCGGCGAGGGCCGCGGGACCCACCAGAATCGATCCGCCGCGCGATGGGTAGAGCCAGCAGGCGAGGAGGTCGACCGGCATCACCGTGCCGACCGCGCCGCGCAACGCCTCGTGCCAGGTCCCCAGCTCTGCCAGCGATGGCCGCCGCCCCGGCCAGGCCAGGACCGGGACAAAGGTGTCGATCGGCAGAACGGCTTCATCATCCATGGGGTCGACGCAGGTCGCACGGGCTGTGCCACGCCGACGCACCGCGGCAGGGAGGGCGAGTTGATACCAATACCCCCTACTGGTATACTTCATCTCTTCCGGGAGGAATGATGATCGATGTGACGTTGCATATCGAAGGGATGAGCTGCGGACACTGCCTCAATGCGGTCAACGGAGCGCTGAACAGTGTCCCCGGCGTCAGGGTGATCACGGTACAGCAGGGCCGGGCGACGGTGCAGGTGCCGTCGGCCGACGTCACCGGCGCGCTGGTCAAGGCAGTCGAACACGCCGGATACCGCGCCACAGCTGTGGCGGCGGCGTAGCACGCGATGGCCGCGCACACCACGCTCGCCGTCACCGGGATGACGTGCCCGGCCTGTCAGGGCCGGGTGCAGCGTGCGCTCGAGCACGAGCCCGGGGTCGAAGAGGCTGCGGTCAATCTCCTGCTGGGAAATGCGGCGGTCGCCTACGACCCGGCGCGCACCACACCCGGGCGGCTCGTCGCCGCGATCCAGGCGACCGGCTACGGGGCCGAGGTGCCGCACGCGGGCGCGGCAGCACACGACCACGCGCTGATGCACGGAGAAGCGCAGCTGGAGGAGTACACGGCGTTGCGCCGCAAGGCGAGCGTCGCGCTGGTCGCCGGCGCGCTGGCGATGGTCCTCTCGGTGCCGCTGATGACATCGACTTCCGCTCCGTCGATCGATCCATTGATGCATGGCGTGATGGACGGTGTGGCCCGGCTCATTGCCACAGCACTTCCGTTTCTCTTCGCGATGCCGCGCGCCGCAATCGCCTGGTCACTCATGGTGATGACGGCGCTGGTGATCGCGTGGGCTGGTGGCGCGTTCTATCGCCGGGCGTGGTCGGCACTTCGTCACGGTACCGCTGACATGTACACACTCATCGTCCTGGGGACGAGTGCGGCGTTCGGCTATTCAGCGGTCGCCACGATTGCGCCGGAGATCTTCACCCGGCACGGGCTCGCCCCCGATGTGTATTACGAGGCGGTGATCCTCATCGTCGCGTTCATCCTGACGGGGAACGCACTCGAGGCGCGGGCGCGACGCCGGACAACCGACGCGCTTCGCTCGCTCGCGGCCCTGCAGCCGGCGACGGCGCGCGTGCGGCGTGACGGCGTCGATCTCGACGTGTCGATCGATTTGGTGCACCGCGACGACGTGGTCGTGATCCGCCCCGGTGAACGGCTCCCGGTCGATGGGGTGGTGGTTGAGGGCGAGAGCGCGGTTGACGAGTCGATGTTGACCGGCGAGCCGATTCCAGTCGGCAAGCGCGCGGGCGAGAGCGTCACCGGGGGGAGCATCAACGGGACCGGAGCGCTGCTGGTCCGGACATCGCGTGTCGGGGATGATTCGACACTCGCCGCCATCGTCCGGCTGATGCGTGAGGCCCAGCGGTTGCGCGCACCGGTGCAGCTGCTCGCCGACCGGATCAGCGCGGTCTTCGTGCCGGTGATCGTCGGCATCGCGGTACTGACGTTCGTGACATGGGCACTCGTCGCGCATCAGTCGCCGTTGCTGCGCGGCTTTTCCGCCGCCGTTGCCGTGCTGATCATTGCCTGTCCCTGTGCAATGGGGCTGGCTGTTCCGACCGC from Gemmatimonadales bacterium includes the following:
- a CDS encoding heavy metal translocating P-type ATPase is translated as MAAHTTLAVTGMTCPACQGRVQRALEHEPGVEEAAVNLLLGNAAVAYDPARTTPGRLVAAIQATGYGAEVPHAGAAAHDHALMHGEAQLEEYTALRRKASVALVAGALAMVLSVPLMTSTSAPSIDPLMHGVMDGVARLIATALPFLFAMPRAAIAWSLMVMTALVIAWAGGAFYRRAWSALRHGTADMYTLIVLGTSAAFGYSAVATIAPEIFTRHGLAPDVYYEAVILIVAFILTGNALEARARRRTTDALRSLAALQPATARVRRDGVDLDVSIDLVHRDDVVVIRPGERLPVDGVVVEGESAVDESMLTGEPIPVGKRAGESVTGGSINGTGALLVRTSRVGDDSTLAAIVRLMREAQRLRAPVQLLADRISAVFVPVIVGIAVLTFVTWALVAHQSPLLRGFSAAVAVLIIACPCAMGLAVPTAIMVATGRGASVGVLVKRGEALQRAGEVDTVVLDKTGTVTEGRPVVHEVIVAGAAELGADEILAAAAAVESLSQHPLAAAMIAERDRRKLRVLHATGFASRSGMGASGEVEGRVVSIGNERYHAERGTDVRSLGDAADEAARAGRTPVLVAVDGHPAGIIVVSDPIRAGAREAVARLRATHLGVVLLTGDRQEVADAVARELAIDGVIARVLPEGKVAAIERLQHEGRVVAMVGDGINDAPALARADVGIAMGGGTGVAVEAADLALMRDDLGAVADAIILSRRTMRVIRQNLGWAFGYNLLAVPIAAGVLYPATGLLLSPVIASVAMALSSVSVVANSLRLRSVALRSPRMQ
- the thyX gene encoding FAD-dependent thymidylate synthase, whose product is MRLYREPQVTLIGRPQFIEPEHLRVDWVEPGTDGERLSEFAGRLCYMSQRNPANRSTADYLSNILKQGHGSVFEHAVFVVLIEGVSRSLTHELVRHRAGFGYSQLSQRYVDESDAAFVVPPAIQGDEAAEAEWLRQMEAAQASYVAAVERLMERYHWVESKVHRRKMAREAARSVLPNGVETKIVVSGNIRAWRTMLELRLGEGAEREIRRLAARVLAVLRGEAPRFFADFELYDAADGEEAARVVHHKI
- a CDS encoding ATP-binding protein: MTPGALAILTLVMFWVAVGLLGTGHRDLGLLAAAVSSYLTLVILRRGREMARGQKASLENALAASARRNRELDRLRDLSSALLGGNDLPTLNRQIAQAAADLLGAEGGAIMLMVEEGRFVRVVAGAGPLLSAVGSLVPVDKSLVGDVIMKDDAILVDDMEKDPRNHPHEQLTGRLTSAAMVPLRSAGLVVGAVCAYNRKDRQPFNDYDRQLLRTLGDQVVLGLDRTSALEELRRNERMLAAKNKELQRVTQLKSEFLANMSHELRTPLNAVIGFSDLLLTEGLGPLEGQQREFLEAILRNGQHLLGLINAVLDLSKIEAGRMILSLTPCDVREAITGAVADTMSLRAAKHQECAIDLGDTASLEILADGTRIRQVLFNLLSNASKFCNEDGKITVSAVRTVAPMPGSLPAAGGGLPRMATRDVVWVSVSDTGIGIKAEDMPRLFQEFSQVDSSSSRAAQGSGLGLALCKRFVEMHGGQIGVESIFGKGSTFWFILPVDGPPKDRTQAAA
- a CDS encoding GAF domain-containing protein, which translates into the protein MDDEAVLPIDTFVPVLAWPGRRPSLAELGTWHEALRGAVGTVMPVDLLACWLYPSRGGSILVGPAALAADRLVPPPAEPLVAQDALFALEDRIAGSGYGAVMAVPIRSEVQDVGLLVAGSFAPDAYTLADHRALHRIAAQIATSCRRLAAQPWVIPNPAGDDRNGVVAGVTEGILAAMSRARDGAELVQLVSDALANQTPHDALELLAVAPAPECWALLGLDRTAAPRFTVDPEVSDAIDSLAHHLGARELLRIDDLHDIDRVWPASTNHRGAERIRSVLAARLEVGGEFVGWLCLASETARWFREEDEAVARLAAGILAPRVAAWEARAELAGAWS
- a CDS encoding FAD-binding oxidoreductase — protein: MTGAGIRTDLPTRIRYSQGAGIYRIIPWGVGRPESIDELRALLALARHHGQPVIPRGAGSAMPGNNVGPGVILDLTALDAGRCVVDPDSRRATLSPSIPLSSLNLAARRHDLIFPVDPSSGAWATLGGMVSTNAAGPHTVRAGSVRNWVEEVTIETADGPLVLTRGVEPDPGHPVVVRWRAAVDPLIRHHAARLEARIPAVRKNSAGYGIHYYSTSGDLLDVVIGSEGTLGVLTGIVVRLVPVQADRASLRVAARARGGLPRVIERLRQFDPATMEFLDQSFLQFVGPAAFGAEDPGLLSRAGGMLLVDFEGDDAGEVGRRAHAAAAAMLGDALHVRVATDPREIEAIWAVRHAASPILAGLSDGRRSLQVIEDGCVPVARLAEYLDAIDRITALEQVDAVMFGHAGDGHVHVNLLPDLSRADWVDRVRRIFAAVSHAVISMGGTPSGEHGVGRLREGLLAALYGPEMIECFRAVKAAFDPDGRFNPGVILGNADPLSDLKVGADAAAVPAAMDQYLTAIESEARWGESRWPPH
- a CDS encoding heavy-metal-associated domain-containing protein translates to MIDVTLHIEGMSCGHCLNAVNGALNSVPGVRVITVQQGRATVQVPSADVTGALVKAVEHAGYRATAVAAA